A portion of the Cydia strobilella chromosome 5, ilCydStro3.1, whole genome shotgun sequence genome contains these proteins:
- the LOC134741429 gene encoding large ribosomal subunit protein uL15 isoform X1 encodes MATSKKRTRKLRGHVSHGHGRIGKHRKHPGGRGNAGGEHHHRINMDKYHPGYFGKLGMRNYHLRRNKIFCPVLNLDKLWTLVSEQSRLKYANATDGKVPVINIVKAGYYKLLGKGKLPKQPVIVKAKFFSKTAEKKIKDVGGVCVLSA; translated from the exons ATG GCCACCTCCAAAAAGAGGACTAGGAAGTTGAGAGGACACGTGAGCCATGGCCATGGTCGTATTG GTAAACACCGCAAGCACCCTGGAGGTCGCGGTAATGCCGGTGGCGAGCACCACCACAGAATCAACATGGACAAGTACCACCCTGGATACTTCGGCAAG TTGGGCATGAGGAACTACCATCTTAGACGGAACAAGATCTTCTGCCCCGTCCTTAACCTGGACAAGCTGTGGACCCTGGTGTCGGAGCAGTCCCGTCTCAAGTACGCCAATGCCACTGACGGCAAGGTGCCCGTCATCAACATAGTTAAGGCT GGTTACTACAAGCTGCTCGGCAAAGGCAAGCTCCCCAAGCAGCCAGTGATCGTCAAGGCGAAGTTCTTCTCGAAAACGGCAGAAAAGAAGATCAAGGACGTCGGAGGCGTTTGCGTCTTGTCTGCGTAA
- the LOC134741429 gene encoding large ribosomal subunit protein uL15 isoform X2, which yields MATSKKRTRKLRGHVSHGHGRIGKHRKHPGGRGNAGGEHHHRINMDKYHPGYFGKLGMRNYHLRRNKIFCPVLNLDKLWTLVSEQSRLKYANATDGKVPVINIVKAGYYKLLGKGKLPKQPVIVKAKFFSKTAEKKIKDVGGVCVLSA from the exons atg GCCACCTCCAAAAAGAGGACTAGGAAGTTGAGAGGACACGTGAGCCATGGCCATGGTCGTATTG GTAAACACCGCAAGCACCCTGGAGGTCGCGGTAATGCCGGTGGCGAGCACCACCACAGAATCAACATGGACAAGTACCACCCTGGATACTTCGGCAAG TTGGGCATGAGGAACTACCATCTTAGACGGAACAAGATCTTCTGCCCCGTCCTTAACCTGGACAAGCTGTGGACCCTGGTGTCGGAGCAGTCCCGTCTCAAGTACGCCAATGCCACTGACGGCAAGGTGCCCGTCATCAACATAGTTAAGGCT GGTTACTACAAGCTGCTCGGCAAAGGCAAGCTCCCCAAGCAGCCAGTGATCGTCAAGGCGAAGTTCTTCTCGAAAACGGCAGAAAAGAAGATCAAGGACGTCGGAGGCGTTTGCGTCTTGTCTGCGTAA
- the LOC134741430 gene encoding uncharacterized protein LOC134741430 isoform X1 has protein sequence MADVSSNDRKIKLTKNGKVVKRRSRNPEEWHKQKQKRLRIAGLEYINANGKIVPPKQPGPDCNCRRKCFQKVPEDIRLRTFHGFYSMKTHDEQNAYLFGLMRQVDVKRKRVKASSRRTCTFEYFIRVKGRETQVCQTAFKNIHAITERKVRVLCKKMDDGVMFPSDNRGKNSHRRSGEVRLPNTVIEQIKNHIYSIVHTHRLKDFIRLDKIAGLEINISKMWKDYIKTYDPENITATMPKSKRGSEIALQNEMPPQPPQPPITQEPFAPLTYPGSGHLVNLAENYFQNQYQSAALASTGTQTNFYQTQNGAQSMGILLHSSAAARPTPPTTAYIVLQTKPEPSSSSQNPAIAYNQNPGQQREEPAKEKKVKKERRRGPLVKQWRYTNIFHYEINGAALAAIKTRLGMYYAESDAARKKAKQGRPGEGPSTAQTPVEQIRPTHTVTIYT, from the exons ATGGCGGATGTCTCAAGTAATGACCGCAAAATAAAGCTTACTAAAAACGGAAAAGTTGTAAAACGACGATCTCGGAACCCAGAAG AATGgcacaaacaaaaacaaaaacgtctCCGTATAGCGGGGCTCGAGTACATAAATGCAAATGGCAAGATAGTTCCTCCAAAGCAGCCCGGCCCCGACTGCAATTGCCGCCGTAAATGTTTCCAGAAAGTGCCTGAAGACATCAGATTGAGAACATTCCACGGTTTTTATTCCATGAAAACACATGACGAGCAAAATGCTTACTTGTTCGGTCTCATGCGGCAAGTCGATGTTAAGCGCAAGAGAGTAAAGGCTAGCAGCAGGCGTACTTGCACATTCGAATATTTTATCCGCGTCAAGGGACGTGAGACCCAGGTCTGCCAGACGGCTTTTAAAAACATTCATGCCATTACTGAACGAAAAGTTCGAGTATTGTGCAAGAAAATGGATGATGGAGTTATGTTTCCCAGTGACAACCGTGGAAAAAACAGCCATCGTCGCTCTGGAGAAGTACGGCTTCCAAATACAGTGATTGAGCAAATTAAAAATCACATTTACTCCATTGTTCACACTCATCGTCTCAAGGACTTCATAAGGCTGGATAAAATAGCTGGTTTGGAGATCAATATTTCCAAGATGTGGAAAGATTACATTAAGACATATGATCCAGAAAACATAACAGCCACCATGCCCAAATCTAAAAGAGGTTCAGAAATTGCTTTGCAAAATGAAATGCCCCCACAACCTCCACAGCCGCCTATCACTCAAGAACCATTTGCCCCACTTACATATCCAGGCAGTGGCCATCTTGTCAACTTGGCAGAAAACTACTTCCAGAACCAGTATCAGTCGGCAGCACTGGCCTCTACTGGCACTCAAACAAACTTCTATCAGACTCAAAATGGAGCTCAGAGCATGGGCATTCTACTTCACTCCTCAGCTGCAGCACGCCCGACCCCACCAACAACTGCCTACATTGTGCTGCAGACAAAACCagaaccatcatcatcatctcaaaATCCAGCTATTGCTTACAATCAAAATCCAGGTCAACAGCGGGAGGAACCAGCAAAAgagaaaaaagtaaagaaagagAGAAGGAGAGGTCCTCTGGTAAAGCAATGGAGATACACTAATATCTTCCACTATGAGATTAATGGAGCAGCTCTCGCAGCAATTAAAACAAGACTGGGCATGTACTATGCTGAGAGTGATGCTGCAAGGAAAAAGGCCAAGCAGGGCCGTCCCGGAGAAGGTCCGTCTACTGCCCAGACACCTGTTGAACAAATACGACCAACTCACACTGTTACTATTTACACCTAA
- the LOC134741430 gene encoding uncharacterized protein LOC134741430 isoform X2, which yields MKTHDEQNAYLFGLMRQVDVKRKRVKASSRRTCTFEYFIRVKGRETQVCQTAFKNIHAITERKVRVLCKKMDDGVMFPSDNRGKNSHRRSGEVRLPNTVIEQIKNHIYSIVHTHRLKDFIRLDKIAGLEINISKMWKDYIKTYDPENITATMPKSKRGSEIALQNEMPPQPPQPPITQEPFAPLTYPGSGHLVNLAENYFQNQYQSAALASTGTQTNFYQTQNGAQSMGILLHSSAAARPTPPTTAYIVLQTKPEPSSSSQNPAIAYNQNPGQQREEPAKEKKVKKERRRGPLVKQWRYTNIFHYEINGAALAAIKTRLGMYYAESDAARKKAKQGRPGEGPSTAQTPVEQIRPTHTVTIYT from the coding sequence ATGAAAACACATGACGAGCAAAATGCTTACTTGTTCGGTCTCATGCGGCAAGTCGATGTTAAGCGCAAGAGAGTAAAGGCTAGCAGCAGGCGTACTTGCACATTCGAATATTTTATCCGCGTCAAGGGACGTGAGACCCAGGTCTGCCAGACGGCTTTTAAAAACATTCATGCCATTACTGAACGAAAAGTTCGAGTATTGTGCAAGAAAATGGATGATGGAGTTATGTTTCCCAGTGACAACCGTGGAAAAAACAGCCATCGTCGCTCTGGAGAAGTACGGCTTCCAAATACAGTGATTGAGCAAATTAAAAATCACATTTACTCCATTGTTCACACTCATCGTCTCAAGGACTTCATAAGGCTGGATAAAATAGCTGGTTTGGAGATCAATATTTCCAAGATGTGGAAAGATTACATTAAGACATATGATCCAGAAAACATAACAGCCACCATGCCCAAATCTAAAAGAGGTTCAGAAATTGCTTTGCAAAATGAAATGCCCCCACAACCTCCACAGCCGCCTATCACTCAAGAACCATTTGCCCCACTTACATATCCAGGCAGTGGCCATCTTGTCAACTTGGCAGAAAACTACTTCCAGAACCAGTATCAGTCGGCAGCACTGGCCTCTACTGGCACTCAAACAAACTTCTATCAGACTCAAAATGGAGCTCAGAGCATGGGCATTCTACTTCACTCCTCAGCTGCAGCACGCCCGACCCCACCAACAACTGCCTACATTGTGCTGCAGACAAAACCagaaccatcatcatcatctcaaaATCCAGCTATTGCTTACAATCAAAATCCAGGTCAACAGCGGGAGGAACCAGCAAAAgagaaaaaagtaaagaaagagAGAAGGAGAGGTCCTCTGGTAAAGCAATGGAGATACACTAATATCTTCCACTATGAGATTAATGGAGCAGCTCTCGCAGCAATTAAAACAAGACTGGGCATGTACTATGCTGAGAGTGATGCTGCAAGGAAAAAGGCCAAGCAGGGCCGTCCCGGAGAAGGTCCGTCTACTGCCCAGACACCTGTTGAACAAATACGACCAACTCACACTGTTACTATTTACACCTAA
- the LOC134741432 gene encoding programmed cell death protein 6 isoform X1: MSFQSPMPSREFLWDIFRRVDKDRSGYISADELQQALSNGTWNPFNPETVRLMIGMFDKQNRGVISFEDFGALWKYVTDWQNCFRSFDRDNSGNIDRQELKNALTAFGYRLSDEVVGIMVQKFDRFGRGTILFDDFIQCCVTLYTLTSAFRQFDTDQDGVITIHYEQFLKMVFGLKCWP; the protein is encoded by the exons at GTCATTCCAATCACCAATGCCTAGCCGGGAGTTCCTTTGGGATATCTTTAGACG AGTGGACAAAGACCGCAGTGGGTATATATCAGCTGATGAGCTTCAACAAGCTTTGTCAAATGGCACCTGGAACCCATTCAACCCAGAAACAGTAAGACTTATGATtg GTATGTTTGACAAACAGAATAGAGGTGTCATATCATTTGAAGATTTTGGCGCACTATGGAAATATGTCACAGATTGGCAAAATTGCTTTCGCTCATTTGATAGAGATAACTCTGGAAATATAGACAGGCAAGAACTGAAGAATGCTCTCACAGCATTTGGGTACCGGCTATCTGATGAAGTTGTGGGCATTATGGTCCAAAAATTTGATAGATTTGGACGAGGCACAATTTTGTTCGATGATTTCATCCAATGTTGTGTCACTTTATAT ACTTTGACTTCGGCATTTCGTCAATTTGACACTGATCAAGATGGAGTGATCACAATCCACTACGAACAGTTCCTGAAGATGGTATTCGGCCTAAAG TGCTGGCCGTAA
- the LOC134741432 gene encoding programmed cell death protein 6 isoform X2 has product MSFQSPMPSREFLWDIFRRVDKDRSGYISADELQQALSNGTWNPFNPETVRLMIGMFDKQNRGVISFEDFGALWKYVTDWQNCFRSFDRDNSGNIDRQELKNALTAFGYRLSDEVVGIMVQKFDRFGRGTILFDDFIQCCVTLYTLTSAFRQFDTDQDGVITIHYEQFLKMVFGLKV; this is encoded by the exons at GTCATTCCAATCACCAATGCCTAGCCGGGAGTTCCTTTGGGATATCTTTAGACG AGTGGACAAAGACCGCAGTGGGTATATATCAGCTGATGAGCTTCAACAAGCTTTGTCAAATGGCACCTGGAACCCATTCAACCCAGAAACAGTAAGACTTATGATtg GTATGTTTGACAAACAGAATAGAGGTGTCATATCATTTGAAGATTTTGGCGCACTATGGAAATATGTCACAGATTGGCAAAATTGCTTTCGCTCATTTGATAGAGATAACTCTGGAAATATAGACAGGCAAGAACTGAAGAATGCTCTCACAGCATTTGGGTACCGGCTATCTGATGAAGTTGTGGGCATTATGGTCCAAAAATTTGATAGATTTGGACGAGGCACAATTTTGTTCGATGATTTCATCCAATGTTGTGTCACTTTATAT ACTTTGACTTCGGCATTTCGTCAATTTGACACTGATCAAGATGGAGTGATCACAATCCACTACGAACAGTTCCTGAAGATGGTATTCGGCCTAAAGGTATAA
- the LOC134741689 gene encoding dolichyl-phosphate beta-glucosyltransferase yields the protein MDIVSLLWLLILYGVSSAATLLILLSIGIVVMTNPYPLVEEYQEEESYKDPQSGKSLKFPSIKDTYSVNLSVVVPAYNEEERLPPMLDEALEHLENRVTDYPNYKYEIIVVSDGSKDKTVKVAERYAAKYGSEKVRCLELVKNRGKGGAVRLGIQRARGAAILFADADGATKFEDLSKLELALNQHVKANVNTQPELFSDCLAIVIGSRAHLEKESLATRSIFRNILMFGFHFLVWLFTVRGVRDTQCGFKLFTRRTAAVAFSSLHVNRWAFDVELLYIAQKLNIPIFEIPVRWTEIEGSKVTPIVSWIQMGCDLGLIWLKYQLGAWKINTEKH from the exons ATGGACATAGTATCGCTATTATGGCTTTTAATCTTATATGGTGTTTCAAGCGCTGCAACACTTTTAATTTTG CTTTCAATTGGAATTGTTGTTATGACAAATCCATATCCATTAGTAGAAGAATACCAAGAGGAGGAGAGTTACAAGGATCCACAGTCCGGGAAGAGTCTTAAATTTCCAAGTATAAAAGACACATACAGCGTGAATTTGAGTGTTGTAGTGCCAGCTTACAATGAAGAGGAGAGAT tgCCACCTATGCTTGACGAAGCACTGGAACATTTAGAAAATAGGGTAACAGATTATCCCAATTATAAGTATGAGATTATAGTGGTCAGCGATGGCAGCAAAGACAAAACTGTTAAAGTGGCTGAGCGTTATGCAGCCAAGTATGGAAGTGAAAAAGTTAGGTGTCTGGAGCTAGTGAAGAATAGAGGCAAGGGTGGGGCTGTGCGGTTG ggaATACAACGTGCTAGAGGTGCCGCAATACTCTTCGCTGATGCAGATGGTGCTACAAAGTTTGAAGACTTATCTAAGTTAGAGCTTGCATTAAATCAACATGTGAAAGCTAATGTGAACACTCAGCCAGAACTGTTCAGCGACTGCCTCGCCATTGTCATTGGATCAAGGGCGCATTTAGAAAAAGAATCTCTGGCAACAAGAAGTATTTTCAG gaatatCCTCATGTTCGGCTTCCACTTCCTGGTGTGGCTGTTCACGGTGCGGGGCGTCCGCGACACGCAGTGCGGCTTCAAGCTGTTCACGCGGCGGACGGCCGCCGTCGCCTTCAGCAGTCTGCACGTCAACAGATG ggCATTTGACGTCGAGCTACTTTACATAGCACAAAAACTGAACATTCCCATATTCGAGATCCCTGTCAGATGGACCGAGATCGAAGGCTCCAAGGTGACTCCGATCGTCTCCTGGATCCAGATGGGTTGTGACCTGGGCCTAATCTGGCTCAAGTACCAACTGGGCGCCTGGAAGATCAATACTGAAAAACACTAA